The following coding sequences lie in one Rhizobium sp. ZPR4 genomic window:
- a CDS encoding 2-isopropylmalate synthase: protein MNTEKIIIFDTTLRDGEQSPGINLDAGEKVEIALMLEGLKVDVIEAGFAVSSPGEFEAIKAVARVVKDSTICSLSRAVERDIDLTAEAVSGAASSRIHIVLATSPIHMKYKLQMTPENVLEHAVHAVLHARRYSEDIEFSCEDASRSEPEFLARFVEQVIKAGATTVSLPDTVGYATPHEYGKLFTYLRNVVPNADRAVFSAHCHNDLGMAVSNSLEATRQGARQIECTINGIGERAGNASLEEIVMALHTREDFFRCRTSVETRRLTAASRLVSEITGFVVQPNKAIVGKNAFSHQSGIHQDGMLKNPLTYQIMTAAEVGADEYRLVLGKNSGRNGFRMCMRSLGVEFDSDADLDRAFSRFKHIADQKASLCDEDLLATVAGMEALSRESHIA, encoded by the coding sequence ATGAACACCGAGAAGATCATTATCTTTGATACTACTTTGCGTGACGGCGAGCAAAGCCCCGGCATCAACCTTGACGCCGGTGAAAAGGTCGAGATCGCACTTATGCTCGAAGGGCTGAAGGTCGATGTGATCGAGGCCGGCTTTGCCGTCTCCAGTCCCGGCGAGTTCGAAGCGATCAAGGCCGTGGCGCGGGTCGTCAAGGACAGCACGATTTGCAGCCTGAGCCGCGCGGTCGAGCGTGACATCGACCTGACGGCGGAAGCCGTTTCCGGTGCGGCGTCGTCTCGTATCCATATCGTGCTCGCCACCTCGCCTATTCACATGAAATACAAGCTGCAAATGACACCGGAAAACGTGCTCGAACATGCCGTTCACGCGGTGCTCCACGCGCGACGCTATTCCGAGGATATCGAGTTTTCCTGCGAGGACGCGAGCCGGTCGGAGCCGGAGTTTCTTGCCCGTTTCGTGGAACAGGTGATCAAAGCCGGCGCGACCACGGTCAGCCTGCCGGACACGGTCGGCTACGCCACGCCGCACGAATACGGCAAGCTATTCACCTATCTGCGCAATGTCGTGCCGAACGCTGACAGGGCCGTGTTCTCCGCGCATTGTCACAATGATCTGGGCATGGCTGTTTCCAACTCGCTCGAAGCGACCCGGCAGGGTGCGCGTCAGATTGAATGCACGATCAACGGCATTGGCGAGCGGGCGGGCAATGCGTCGCTTGAGGAGATCGTCATGGCACTGCATACACGCGAGGATTTCTTCCGATGCCGGACGTCGGTCGAAACCCGTCGATTAACAGCTGCATCCAGGCTCGTCTCGGAGATCACGGGTTTCGTTGTACAGCCGAACAAAGCGATCGTCGGCAAGAATGCTTTCTCGCATCAGTCCGGCATTCATCAGGATGGCATGCTGAAGAACCCCTTGACCTATCAGATCATGACGGCGGCGGAGGTCGGCGCTGACGAGTATCGGCTGGTGCTAGGTAAGAATTCGGGTCGTAACGGTTTTCGCATGTGCATGCGCTCGTTGGGCGTCGAGTTCGACTCCGATGCCGATCTCGATCGCGCTTTTTCCCGTTTCAAGCATATCGCCGATCAAAAGGCATCGCTTTGTGATGAGGATCTGCTGGCGACGGTTGCGGGTATGGAAGCCCTCTCCCGGGAAAGCCACATCGCGTAA
- a CDS encoding HAD family hydrolase — protein sequence MFDIDGTLTDSVAQHQIAFERTLRSFAFPALRTDWSSYRHHSDSGIFEEAWEEAGWSPTPDHIGLEERFRREFDSVFENEPVSPIPGAREFLASLSQTDWLPVFATGSLRHGAVRKLKCLDVPFEQDMLVTASEYTTREEIVSNAIARAKEKYRIVSPERIISIGDGIWDLKTARNLGLEFLGIGFGEKAEQLRSAGAKVHAGFEEGLAILS from the coding sequence GTGTTCGACATCGACGGCACGCTTACCGACAGCGTCGCCCAGCACCAGATAGCCTTTGAAAGGACATTGCGGAGCTTCGCGTTTCCGGCGCTCAGGACGGACTGGTCGAGCTATCGGCATCATTCGGATAGCGGAATTTTCGAGGAAGCCTGGGAGGAAGCCGGTTGGTCGCCGACGCCGGACCATATAGGCCTTGAAGAACGGTTCAGGCGCGAGTTTGATTCCGTTTTCGAGAACGAACCTGTCTCTCCGATACCAGGCGCAAGAGAGTTTCTCGCGTCCCTGTCGCAGACCGATTGGCTACCTGTTTTTGCCACCGGCAGCCTCCGCCACGGCGCGGTCCGAAAATTGAAGTGCCTCGATGTTCCTTTCGAGCAGGATATGCTGGTGACGGCATCGGAATATACGACCAGAGAAGAAATCGTCTCGAATGCTATCGCACGGGCGAAGGAAAAATACCGGATTGTCAGCCCCGAACGGATCATCTCGATAGGCGACGGCATCTGGGACCTGAAGACCGCTCGGAACCTGGGGCTGGAATTCTTGGGCATCGGCTTTGGCGAAAAGGCCGAGCAACTGCGATCCGCGGGTGCAAAAGTTCACGCTGGATTCGAGGAAGGCCTTGCCATCCTCTCCTAA
- a CDS encoding arginase family protein, giving the protein MTYELIVSQGRIADRTPGAIPGAALTAEALQKLAGMTPTFVGAKTPVKQDDWSTSLPEARETLTALQNAVSDTLQRDNKPLLVANTCSASLATLPIVAQEYPDAILLWIDAHGDFNTPQTTQSGYLGGMVLAAACGLWDSGHGKGLNPAQVVIVGARDIDAAEADLLQQSGVRVLSPTETSPETVLSTIGDAPVWIHVDWDALEPGYVPAAYAISGGLHPDTLKAIFDAIPKTQIVGIELAEFEASSDDIKDASSLAVLIQTVSPLLPMA; this is encoded by the coding sequence TTGACCTACGAACTCATTGTATCCCAAGGACGGATTGCCGACAGAACGCCCGGCGCCATACCGGGAGCGGCCCTGACGGCCGAAGCACTTCAGAAACTTGCCGGAATGACACCGACCTTTGTCGGTGCGAAAACCCCGGTCAAGCAGGACGATTGGTCGACGAGCCTGCCCGAAGCCCGAGAAACGCTGACCGCGCTGCAGAATGCCGTTTCCGATACCCTGCAGCGCGACAACAAACCACTGCTGGTCGCCAACACCTGCTCTGCCAGCCTCGCGACGCTACCCATCGTTGCCCAAGAGTATCCGGACGCAATCCTTCTATGGATCGATGCCCACGGCGATTTCAACACACCGCAAACGACACAAAGCGGGTATCTCGGCGGCATGGTTCTCGCTGCCGCCTGCGGGCTGTGGGACAGCGGTCACGGCAAAGGCCTCAATCCGGCGCAGGTCGTTATTGTCGGCGCACGAGATATTGATGCAGCGGAAGCAGATCTGCTGCAACAATCGGGCGTCCGTGTCCTCTCGCCCACCGAAACCAGCCCGGAGACGGTCCTGTCGACAATCGGCGATGCCCCGGTCTGGATCCACGTCGATTGGGATGCCCTCGAACCCGGCTACGTGCCGGCAGCCTACGCTATATCCGGCGGCCTTCATCCGGACACCTTGAAAGCCATTTTCGACGCTATCCCGAAGACGCAGATCGTCGGGATAGAACTTGCTGAATTCGAGGCCTCGAGCGACGACATCAAGGATGCCTCCTCCTTGGCCGTTCTCATTCAAACCGTGTCGCCGCTATTGCCGATGGCATAG
- a CDS encoding DUF2945 domain-containing protein, whose translation MTRRFAIGDHVSWNSEAGRVSGTIIAIHTSDFDYKGYTHRASEDEPQYEIKSDKTDHVAAHKGSALDYV comes from the coding sequence ATGACAAGACGATTTGCAATCGGCGATCACGTAAGCTGGAATTCCGAAGCCGGGCGAGTGTCCGGGACGATCATCGCCATTCACACCAGCGACTTCGACTACAAGGGATATACGCATCGCGCGAGCGAAGACGAGCCGCAATATGAGATCAAGAGCGACAAAACCGATCATGTCGCCGCTCACAAGGGCAGCGCTCTCGACTATGTATAG
- a CDS encoding magnesium transporter CorA family protein has protein sequence MLSVFPVPQDDKKGQPQAFAEALWIDLLSPSSAELREVEEVIGAPLPSLSALSEIETSSRLRNQHGVLYMSTPSAARHPEGADTTPPLGFVLSMNRLVTVRFMALPAIDAVASGFAGEDAPKSSLEVFTLLCEDIVDRVADALEHLAGELNGLSTSAFRAEDPRGHHAARANKLLRAQLRQVGRLGDRLSEIRDGLQGLGRVVTYTEQQAKGWSEDLEPRLAGLCRDIHSLVDYEEQLANKVQFVLDALVGLIGIAQNDIFKVLTIVSIAGIPPTLVAGIYGMNFKNMPEYDWTWGYQYGWAVILLSTLIPLVWFKVKGWF, from the coding sequence ATGCTAAGTGTTTTCCCGGTGCCGCAAGACGATAAAAAGGGCCAGCCGCAAGCGTTTGCAGAAGCCTTATGGATCGACCTGCTGAGTCCTAGTAGTGCTGAGTTAAGGGAGGTGGAGGAAGTCATTGGCGCACCTCTCCCCTCCCTTAGTGCCCTCAGTGAAATCGAAACGTCGAGCCGACTGAGAAATCAGCATGGCGTGCTTTACATGAGTACGCCGTCGGCGGCCCGACATCCGGAAGGGGCTGATACGACACCGCCCCTCGGGTTTGTCTTATCGATGAATCGTCTCGTCACGGTCCGGTTTATGGCACTGCCGGCTATTGACGCCGTCGCGTCCGGATTTGCCGGAGAAGATGCTCCAAAATCGAGCCTTGAGGTCTTCACATTGCTCTGTGAAGACATTGTCGACCGCGTTGCCGATGCTCTTGAGCACCTGGCAGGAGAGCTCAATGGCCTTTCAACAAGCGCCTTTCGTGCTGAGGACCCTCGCGGCCACCATGCAGCCCGCGCAAACAAGCTGTTGCGAGCACAATTGCGCCAGGTGGGGCGTCTAGGAGACCGTCTCTCCGAGATTCGAGACGGTTTACAGGGTCTCGGGCGCGTTGTGACCTACACAGAACAGCAAGCCAAGGGGTGGTCGGAAGATCTGGAGCCGCGTCTGGCAGGGTTATGCCGAGATATCCATTCGCTCGTGGACTATGAAGAGCAACTTGCCAACAAAGTCCAGTTCGTGCTGGACGCTCTCGTCGGCCTGATTGGCATTGCTCAAAACGACATATTCAAGGTTCTGACCATCGTATCGATCGCCGGCATTCCTCCAACCCTTGTCGCCGGCATCTACGGCATGAACTTCAAGAACATGCCGGAATATGACTGGACCTGGGGATATCAATATGGTTGGGCCGTCATCTTACTTAGCACCCTCATTCCACTGGTTTGGTTCAAGGTGAAGGGCTGGTTCTGA
- a CDS encoding DUF4337 family protein, translating into MPEEIEVDTDKLREAIDEEIEKKSASLLRFIALTTAFFAALAAIGSLLAGGSINEALALKTEAAQKQAQASDQWAYYQAKGIKIAILKSQMELLAAEGKPVAPDLDETNRRYADEEKSISAAAHELEKMRDEKDDEANLLIHRHHYYAYAVAMLQVAIALGAVAALTRRRSAWWGSSALGLLGGVLLLWAWGAG; encoded by the coding sequence ATGCCTGAAGAGATCGAGGTTGATACCGACAAATTGCGTGAAGCCATCGATGAGGAGATCGAGAAGAAATCCGCCTCGCTGCTGCGTTTCATCGCTCTAACAACGGCGTTCTTTGCCGCACTCGCAGCAATCGGCTCCCTCCTGGCGGGAGGCTCAATCAATGAGGCGCTGGCGTTGAAGACGGAGGCGGCTCAAAAGCAGGCCCAAGCCTCCGATCAGTGGGCCTATTATCAGGCGAAAGGTATCAAGATTGCGATCCTCAAATCGCAGATGGAGCTTCTCGCCGCGGAAGGCAAGCCGGTGGCGCCGGATCTCGATGAAACGAACCGACGATACGCGGACGAAGAAAAATCAATCAGCGCTGCCGCGCATGAACTTGAAAAAATGCGGGACGAGAAGGATGACGAGGCCAATCTCCTTATTCATCGTCATCACTACTACGCCTACGCCGTCGCCATGTTGCAGGTTGCAATCGCGCTGGGTGCCGTGGCCGCCCTGACCCGGAGACGCTCGGCCTGGTGGGGATCCTCAGCTCTTGGCCTTTTGGGTGGGGTGCTACTATTGTGGGCGTGGGGGGCAGGGTGA
- a CDS encoding glucose 1-dehydrogenase, whose amino-acid sequence MVGRLEGKVAIVTGGGRGIGAGITARFIEEGATVVIVQRNAPPSEMLGERTFFLKADLSSSHDITDAIEWTVREFGGLDVLVNNAGIMFEKTVEEMSEEDWDQMMSINLKAPFLLTKASVPHMRRRGGGSIINIGSIEGLASNPGHPAYSASKAGIHGFTAAIAVDQGRDGIRCNAIAPGWINSDLSEQYIDSMPDSERVRRELLVMHPVGRLGEPRDIGNLAVWLASEESGFVSGQVYVVDGGRTKKLPLPAS is encoded by the coding sequence ATGGTCGGAAGACTGGAAGGCAAGGTCGCGATCGTCACGGGCGGCGGCCGCGGAATCGGAGCCGGCATAACGGCGCGCTTTATCGAAGAAGGCGCCACGGTGGTGATCGTCCAAAGAAATGCGCCGCCGAGCGAGATGCTCGGCGAGCGGACGTTTTTCCTTAAAGCGGATCTCTCCAGCTCGCATGACATCACGGATGCGATCGAATGGACCGTGCGGGAATTCGGCGGTCTCGACGTTCTGGTGAACAATGCCGGAATCATGTTCGAGAAGACGGTCGAGGAGATGTCGGAGGAGGATTGGGATCAGATGATGTCGATCAACCTCAAGGCTCCGTTCTTGCTCACCAAGGCTTCGGTGCCCCATATGAGACGGCGGGGCGGAGGCAGCATCATCAACATCGGGTCCATCGAGGGCCTGGCGTCCAATCCCGGTCATCCCGCATATTCCGCGTCGAAAGCAGGTATCCATGGGTTCACTGCCGCGATTGCAGTGGATCAAGGACGAGATGGCATTCGTTGCAATGCGATTGCTCCGGGCTGGATCAATTCCGACCTTAGCGAGCAGTACATCGACAGCATGCCAGATAGCGAACGCGTCCGGCGCGAACTTCTCGTCATGCATCCGGTGGGGCGGCTGGGCGAGCCTCGTGACATTGGGAACCTGGCAGTCTGGCTTGCATCGGAAGAGAGCGGCTTTGTCAGCGGCCAGGTTTATGTGGTCGATGGCGGGCGGACCAAGAAACTGCCGCTTCCTGCATCGTGA
- a CDS encoding SDR family oxidoreductase: protein MKTESGMTVVVTGAAGGIGRVIARQFVKRGYNVIAGDADAKALEDVAADLNRDGHVVWTKAGDLRSKAYCEELIDFAVQATGRLDALVNNAGIITRGTITETTDEDWARTWDINVNAIFYTCRKAIAHMKSHGGGSIVNISSCWGLYPGPGHPAYCASKAAVASLSKCLGRDHAGDGIRVNAVCPNEVNTPMLRTGFIRRGFDPDTAIEELNRSVPLGRIAEPEDIADVVTFLTSDASRYIAGATIEVNGAKAVY, encoded by the coding sequence ATGAAGACCGAAAGCGGGATGACTGTCGTGGTGACCGGCGCGGCCGGCGGCATCGGTAGGGTGATTGCCAGGCAGTTCGTAAAGCGCGGCTATAATGTCATTGCTGGCGATGCCGACGCCAAGGCTTTGGAGGACGTTGCTGCCGATCTCAATCGCGATGGGCATGTCGTCTGGACAAAAGCAGGCGATCTCAGATCGAAAGCCTATTGCGAGGAGCTGATCGATTTTGCAGTTCAGGCAACGGGTCGGCTTGACGCGCTTGTCAACAATGCCGGCATCATCACGCGTGGCACGATCACCGAGACGACTGATGAAGACTGGGCAAGGACGTGGGATATCAACGTCAACGCCATTTTCTACACTTGCCGGAAGGCGATCGCACATATGAAGAGCCATGGCGGCGGCTCGATCGTCAATATCTCGTCGTGCTGGGGCCTTTATCCCGGTCCTGGACATCCCGCCTATTGTGCGAGCAAGGCGGCCGTTGCGAGCCTGTCGAAATGCCTCGGCCGGGACCATGCCGGCGACGGGATAAGAGTGAACGCCGTCTGCCCCAACGAAGTGAACACGCCAATGCTGCGCACCGGTTTCATCCGCCGGGGCTTCGATCCGGACACTGCCATCGAAGAATTGAACCGCAGCGTTCCTTTGGGACGGATCGCCGAGCCGGAAGACATTGCCGACGTGGTGACCTTCCTCACCTCCGATGCCAGCCGATACATCGCGGGTGCAACGATCGAAGTCAACGGCGCAAAAGCCGTTTATTGA